Below is a genomic region from Oscillatoria sp. FACHB-1407.
GCTTCAAAGCATTTGTGGCAGAAGTGGATGGTCAAATTGTCGGATCTGCCAGTTGCCAACTGTTTGAGGGGCTATATCCACAAATTTTGACCCCACAAGCCCGCCAATATGGCTACATCTGGGGTGTATATGTAGAACCGCCCTACCGTAGACAGGGGATTGCTCAGCAGTTGACTAAAGAGGCGATCGCCCACCTCAAGAGCCTGGGCTGTACTCGTGCCATTCTCCATGCGTCGCCATCGGGGAAATCTGTGTACGAACACCTTGGCTTTTCAACCAGTAACGAAATGCGCTTAGATCTGGTGTAAGGCTCTGCACACCCACTCGCTGTATGGACATTCTGGACATTCTAAAGACCGATTACCGCAACTTTCCCGATCATCAGACCTACAGCATCTATGCGCCGGATGTGTATTTCAAAGATCCGATGAACGAGTTTCGAGGGTGCGATCGCTATCAGCGCATGATCCAGTTCATCAAAACCTGGTTTCGCAATCCTCAACTTGACTTGCATGACATCCAGCGCACAGGCGACTCGATCCGCACCGATTGGACTCTGAGTTGGACAACGCCCCTCCCCTGGCAACCTCGAATTGCGATCGCCGGTTGGAGCGAGTTGCAACTCAACAGCGATGGCTTGATCGTCTCCCATATCGACTACTGGAAGTGCTCAAAGCTGGATGTTTTGAAGCAGCATGTTGGGATTAAGGTAGAGGGGGTAGGGAATGGGGAGTAGGGAGTGGGAAGTGAGGGAGTAGAGGAGGAGATTGTAAAGCCGTAAAGCTCCTCCAGAATCAGGGCTATGTAAATCAAAGTGTGTCTGTTACCGTTCCCATCCCCCGCACATCAATGGCGAGATACCTTCCAGAGTCCACTTCAGTGGACTAAAAACCCCTCTTAGTCTGCTAAAGCAGACTTCATCCTATGAGCCCGCACTTTAGTCGCGGGTGGGTTAGAGCGAAGACAGGATGGGGTTTTACACAAAATTCTGGACACACCCTTCAGGCTACACCCACCCTCATCCTTTATCCTTCATCCTTTATCCTTCATCCTTTATCCTTTATCCTTCATCCTTTATCCTTCATCCTTCATCCTTCATCCTTCATCCTTTATCCTTCATCCTTTATCCTTCATCCTTTATCCTTCATCCTTTATCCTTCATCCTTTATCCTTCATCCTTCATCCTTTATCCCTTTTCTTCCCTCTTCCTTTTTCTTTCTTCCCTCTTCTCCCGTTCCTCCTTTAAAGTAAAAGAATGTAAACTCGTCTCAGATTGGTATTCATGCGCGTAATTTTGATGACTGGTAAAGGCGGAGTCGGCAAAACCTCAGTAGCAGCCGCCACGGGATTACGCTGCGCTGAGCTAGGCTATCGCACCCTTGTGTTAAGCACTGACCCTGCCCACTCTCTAGCAGATAGCTTTGACTTAGAACTAGGGCATGACCCCAAGCAGGTGCGCCCAAATCTCTGGGGAGCAGAATTAGACGCTCTGATGGAGCTAGAGGGTAACTGGGGTGCAGTGAAGCGATACATCACGCAGGTGTTGCAAGCGCGGGGATTAGAGGGTGTCGAAGCGGAAGAACTCGCTATTTTGCCGGGAATGGATGAGATTTTTAGCCTGGTGCGGATGAAGCGGCACTATGACGAGGGTGAGTTTGATGTGTTGATTATCGACTCTGCCCCCACTGGAACCGCTTTACGGTTGCTGAGTTTGCCAGAAGTTGCAGGTTGGTACATGCGTCGCTTTTACAAGCCGTTGCAAGCCGTGTCAGCCGCACTTAGACCGCTGGTAGAACCCCTCTTTCGCCCGATCGCCGGATTTTCGTTGCCTGACAAACAGGTGATGGATGCGCCCTACGAGTTCTATGAGCAGATTGAGGCTCTGGAAAAAGTGCTCACTGACAACACGCAAACCTCGGTGCGGCTCGTCACCAATCCCGAAAAGATGGTGATTAAGGAGTCCCTACGGGCGCACGCCTATCTCAGCCTCTATAACGTGGCAACCGACATGGTGGTTGCCAATCGCATCATTCCTGACCAGGTGACAGATCCCTTCTTTCAACGGTGGAAGGAGAATCAACAGCAATATCGCAACGAGATCCACGAAAACTTCCGTCCGTTGCCCGTGAAAGAGGTGCCGCTGTACTCAGAAGAGATGTGTGGTCTTGCAGCCCTGGAGCGACTCAAGGAAACGCTCTATGGCGATGAAGATCCCGCTCAGGTGTACTACAAGGAAACCACCCTGCGAGTTGTGCAGACGGACAACCAATACAGTCTGGAGGTCTATTTGCCAGGAATTCCCAAAAACAAGGTGGAATTGAGCAAATCCGGCGATGAGTTGAACATTCGGATTGGCAACCATCGTCGCAACCTGGTGTTGCCCCAGGCGTTAGCCGCCTTACAACCTGCTGGAGCCAAGATGGAGGAGGATTATCTCAAGATCCGTTTTGCAGCGGTAGCATAGCTTTGGGTTGTTGAATTCATACAGGTCTAAAGGGGCGAAGCATTGGCAGGCAATGCTATCGAACAGCGTTGCTGATTTTAGGGATGAATGAGTTGCGAGTAATACCGATCTGAGTAATACCGATCTAATGTTTGATCGTGGCCGATCACTGGGTAGGGGCGTTTCGCGAAACGCCCTTACTGAATCATGTGCAGCGAAGCCAATTCAAATTGGTATAAGATGCTCGCACGGGTTGAAACGATCTGCCTGAAGGGAGTGTGGGCGTCTCGCTCATGTCTGCTTCAAGACAATCATCTCACTATTCAGCAAATGCTTCGCCCTTACAGAGGTTAGAGAGATTCCCTTGGTGCGGTAGCGATGCCTCGTTTTCGCAGGTTTGCCTCTAGCTCTCTGACAAACTCCATATCGGTGTCTGGTAAGGGGAAATCCAGTAGATTGGTAGTTTGTTGTGGGTCGGAGTTCGGTTTTAGAAAAGCGAATGCTCGACGAAATTCTTCTGGAGTTGCGGGAATAGGGGCATCGAAGTGGCAGGGGATGATGTGCCGAAAGTTCCACTGGGCAACTCGATCTACCCAGGCGAGAACGGTTCGGGGGGCTTGTGGCAGGATTAGGGTTTGCAGGATGGGGGCTACAAACGGTCGTCCATTTCCGCGTAGTGCCTCAAAGGATTGTTGCCAGTCGTCTTGCCAGCGAAATGGAAAAAAGCCGAAGTAGGCTCTGGGCGATCGCTCTGGTGCCTTGAACCCATCCCGGAGGGTTTCCTTCAATTCTGTGGTCTTTAATGCGTAGGGACGAAAGTAAGTCGCAAACAGCGAAATTCGTTGCCACCCGTTGCGGCGATGGTCAGGCGTGTCTTCAATTGGCTCTAGAGCACTGTCTCTGGCGTGAAACAGCAGAGGATAGGGGTCGAGTTGGGCGATCGCGGGAGGTTCCTCAGGTACCGAGAGAATCGAATCAGTCAGCAACAAAGTGTGCGATCGCCTGTGGAATACGGCAACTTCTGCAAAGGAACCGCGTCCTAAGTTAAAGTCGAGAATTTCATAGTCGAATTCGTCGCTAAAGGGAGCCTGGCGACTGTCGAGGGGCAAAACCTGGGTGCGATCGCGAGGAAACCCCAACCACGGTAACGGCAAGTTCAGGGGAAAACTCCACTGATTAGGGGCTACAAATACCTGAGCGTGGGGAAACTGTTGGGCAAACGGTCCGACAAAGACCTTGTGCTCCAGACCAGAGGACGTTGGCAGAATGATATAGCGCACCTCGCCATGCGCTGCCACCAACTCATTCACCAGACGAATGCATTCAGGAGTGGGCGCGACTGGA
It encodes:
- a CDS encoding GNAT family N-acetyltransferase codes for the protein MQKTIDIREASPGADALIAAHFYRLWQDNAIPGECIYPNWLDLTLKFIDRARRELSFKAFVAEVDGQIVGSASCQLFEGLYPQILTPQARQYGYIWGVYVEPPYRRQGIAQQLTKEAIAHLKSLGCTRAILHASPSGKSVYEHLGFSTSNEMRLDLV
- a CDS encoding DUF2358 domain-containing protein; this encodes MDILDILKTDYRNFPDHQTYSIYAPDVYFKDPMNEFRGCDRYQRMIQFIKTWFRNPQLDLHDIQRTGDSIRTDWTLSWTTPLPWQPRIAIAGWSELQLNSDGLIVSHIDYWKCSKLDVLKQHVGIKVEGVGNGE
- a CDS encoding TRC40/GET3/ArsA family transport-energizing ATPase, which codes for MRVILMTGKGGVGKTSVAAATGLRCAELGYRTLVLSTDPAHSLADSFDLELGHDPKQVRPNLWGAELDALMELEGNWGAVKRYITQVLQARGLEGVEAEELAILPGMDEIFSLVRMKRHYDEGEFDVLIIDSAPTGTALRLLSLPEVAGWYMRRFYKPLQAVSAALRPLVEPLFRPIAGFSLPDKQVMDAPYEFYEQIEALEKVLTDNTQTSVRLVTNPEKMVIKESLRAHAYLSLYNVATDMVVANRIIPDQVTDPFFQRWKENQQQYRNEIHENFRPLPVKEVPLYSEEMCGLAALERLKETLYGDEDPAQVYYKETTLRVVQTDNQYSLEVYLPGIPKNKVELSKSGDELNIRIGNHRRNLVLPQALAALQPAGAKMEEDYLKIRFAAVA
- a CDS encoding DUF4336 domain-containing protein, yielding MTRSNDLVELSPTGGRVPSDTHPQDWAWRFWFALPLYPYRKRRTLRTEVIPGTVWTFDQLHGILYAVVPIRMTVIRLDSGGLLVYAPVAPTPECIRLVNELVAAHGEVRYIILPTSSGLEHKVFVGPFAQQFPHAQVFVAPNQWSFPLNLPLPWLGFPRDRTQVLPLDSRQAPFSDEFDYEILDFNLGRGSFAEVAVFHRRSHTLLLTDSILSVPEEPPAIAQLDPYPLLFHARDSALEPIEDTPDHRRNGWQRISLFATYFRPYALKTTELKETLRDGFKAPERSPRAYFGFFPFRWQDDWQQSFEALRGNGRPFVAPILQTLILPQAPRTVLAWVDRVAQWNFRHIIPCHFDAPIPATPEEFRRAFAFLKPNSDPQQTTNLLDFPLPDTDMEFVRELEANLRKRGIATAPRESL